Part of the Cydia pomonella isolate Wapato2018A chromosome 8, ilCydPomo1, whole genome shotgun sequence genome is shown below.
ataagtaaaccaagaaacaataaGTATTTCCCGGTAGAAATTATACAGTTATTTTGCCCTGAGAACTGCCAAGCATATCATTTTTGACATACTTGGAAAGAATTCAGGGACTACATACTTGTTTTTACTATGTCTTGTAATTTTATTCCATGCCACTATTATTTATACCTTCCTACCCagtgcttattattattattagtacggtcgccaaatctcaaaagccctctagaaacacgatttaattgactcggctcggccttacccacaaccggtatcaatgtgttcggacagttctcctgatcaccgtacatgcggtagtaaagcggaaaaatggtggaggggatagtaatgacgtcacaaagatggcggccggacctattctttttggcggtgtatctcgaaaaccacttaaccgattttaatcatcgatgtgtcaaataatagcttatattgtggagattatttccttttctacaaacatttacgtgaaacctataggaaaaaaaataatcacaaaaaacagtttttttataaaattattattttttattttgtaaaaatctccgtaaatattagcatttcgcaaattttgtttaatataaaacatattgcttcattatcaaggaatataatgagccttaaaacatacagatcgagtaataaacaatgaagctacactcatttatttgcgcatgggtaacgataactggcttttaccggtcgaaactgtggtgactgttacgatacgtattgaatggaatttatagagtatcggttttaattactgaaattataatgacaattataaaaaccagacacaataatgttaccttacttcgacgtttagtctcttttttcgtcttaatcataggtaggtacatatttctttttacttaaaaattttatacagggtgaacttttaaccaccagtcatactctgcgcagcgactttataggtcatactgaacaacttttactattagtagtccccaagccgctccgaggccagatttaattgactcagctcagccttacccacaaccggtatcaatgtgttcgggcgtttctcctgatcaccgtacatgcggtagtaaagcggaaaaatggtgggaggggatagtaatgacgtcacaaagatggcgtccggacctattctttttggcggtgtatctcgaaaaccacttaaccgattgtattcatcgaggtgtcaactaatagcttatattatggagcttatttcctttttacaaacatttacgtgaaacctataggaaaataataatcacaaaaaaacatttttttttatacatttggttggtaggtttgtcttatgttttaaagcagtaaaatctttcaagtcgaaacacagtataaatatacattttgttgtctaatttaaaagtatgatgttcattgtttaagactgattagtgattactgaattaaataacatgctatttgttatttttgttttattttttaagtcaggtattaatttattcactatgtatcactatacaggcaaaatgtgtatcatagttggtctgtaagtacttactacttgtgtcgaatataggtataagatgaaattttaaccaccagccatactctgcgcagtgactttacaggtcatactgaacaacttttattatgggaccaatgccgaatcacgcaagaaaatttggatctggaatgacacccactggctgtgccctaccacacaaagcgagatgacattcacaatgcccatacctctcttttggacgtagtttaaggacgtacccgggtccatgacgcatgctcgccacaccgctgcttaaaataagctgacgcaccgtaaattgaactgcgtaaaaatcgcaaaaaatattacacggagatcttatggcagacaccgtaccggtgacgtaaaagacgcaactgttttgcgaacaaaaaagattcgcgtgaagcacgtcactgcgattccgtaccgtcaccgttttttaaacagcggtgtggggagcatgcgtcaaaaacggtacgcatacgacgcgtcactgcgattccgtgtcgtgaccgttttttaagctgcggtctggtcgcaccttgtattgtattgtattgtattcgggcgatttttccgcaactcgacgacttgcgcctattttgcgtgatatgttgggggtgggctagtcctgccagcccagctcctcgaggaatcctatcaaacctttgatgttgagtaggacctcggggaggtctctcggagatccgagatgtttagccctgtatggagtcactccgctgcattccagcaccacgtgagaggctgtttcttctgtctccatgcaacctcggcacagggtactgtctgtgacacctgttgtgaaaagatgtttgttaaatagtccatgacctgttatgacactggttaccatactcagtcggaccttccctagttgcaggagcgcccttgtgagttttccgttgatgccaggcatggcttcttttgcctgtctgcatccagtctggttcagccagtgttctgtgtgtagtttccctgtacgtgccagcagcattgagcgtaccttgctaaatggtatcggaagaatcggttccggaccaatcgcccccgcattcgatccttgcctggcaagctcgtccgcagcatcgttacctcgggatccactgtgtcccttgatccattgtagggtgatcttgttattatgacatacctccattagtcgttcgtggcattcgtgtataagtttggatgtaactatatggctatttagagccattaagactgctctactgtcggagagtatgcggatggaggatcctactaccttccttgcagtgatggcagccgccgcgtttatgatgcccatgcactcagcttggaataccgagttatgggctcctagcggagtggtgatcgacatgttcaggtcttctgaaaaggttccagagcccgatccgctgtctgttttggacccatcagtgaagattctcagctcccggggattgagtccttcatgattgtcgtcctcatataactgtattttgtaccttttatcgaagatagcttgtttgtgaatccggtccatgcctgacctaagcactggaaattcgtcatacaccttttccaggcattttgtgtgaagagctcctgtgatgttagaccatatcttgagggttcgcaaccttaccgctgagagactggcctcttgctgtatgtgtaggtgcagcggtggaaggtttagcatgacctccatggctgcagtcggggtagacctcgtgcagccagtggtggccgcgcatgcgagcctttaaagtctttgtagtttgtctcgtacgttgcctaggtttgttcttggccaccaaaccagagcaccgtaacagagtaaggggcggattatcgtcttatagagccagagggtaattttcgggttgagtccccacctcttaccaatcatccttctgcactgccagaagacaactcccgccttgtctatccgtttgttgatgtggttgttccaattgagtttattgtcgagagttagtcctaagtacttaacttcatcggacagctgtagctcagtttggaaaagtgttggtctggtaaagttggtcgcacctttatatgggacagtcaaaaattttttcgcgatttcggaattggtcccatagtaaaagttgttaagtatgacctataaagtcgctgcgcagagtatgactggtggttaaaagttcaccctgtataaaatttttaagtaaaaagaaatacatatgtacctacctatgactaagacgaaaaaagagactaaacgtcgaagtaaggtaacattattgtgtctggtttttataattttaattataatttcagtaattaaaaccgatactctataaattccattcaatacgtattgtaacagtcaccacagtttcgaccggtaaaagccagttatcgttacccatgcgcaaataaatgagtgtagcttcattgtttattactcgatctgtatgttttaaggctcattatattccttgataatgaagcaatatgttttatattaaacaaaatttgcgaaatgctaatatttacggagatttttacaaaataaaaaataataattttataaaaaaactgttttttgtgattattttttttcctataggtttcacgtaaatgtttgtagaaaaggaaataatctccataatataagctattatttgacacctcgatgattaaaatcggttaagtggttttcgagatacaccgccaaaaagaataggtccggccgccatctttgtgacgtcattactatcccctccaccatttttccgctttactaccgcatgtacggtgatcaggagaactgtccgaacacattgataccggttgtgggtaaggccgagctgagtcaattaaatctggcttcggagcggcttggcgaccgtactatataatatttttaatcttcggcaatacaaataaaaaatcttattaagCCACGCAGAACGAGCCAGCCGTCTTGTGAGGAAATTACCGCGCGAAGCAGCTCGGTCTGCGGATACGAGCCTCGGCCGAGTCATTGTAGCAGGGAGTGTGTTTACTTCACCCGAGGCACGTCTTCCCAGACCGAACTGCTTtgcgcggcaatttcctcgcgaggcggctTGTTCTGTATGGACCAGCCTATTCAGATCAGCACATGCTCTAATTCATGTTTAGTTATCAACATGCACCCATGATAAAATGAAGCTGGCACATAATCAATTCACATCAAAGTTATagttgagtttttttttaacttatatgGTATCAGTTGGTTCTATACCTTACACTAATCCTAACAAATGACAATGGAAAGGTCCTATAGAATCAATTCTCGAAGAATTACGACAAATGATTATGAACTTACAACACCCTCTCCCGTGGACACTAGGACATCCATGGCATACACCTCATAGGTCTCAAGTGTGCACTTCTCATGCTCCTTGCGCTGCGCTTCCGAGGGGTTCTGGATGATGCTCTTCTCTCCGTCAATCCGGAACTGCTTCAGCTGGTGTGACAGCATGCCCTCCACAGGCTTGCAGCCGAATTCTGCTGAGATCTTCTGTACAGCATCGGTTACTGCGTAATTCTGGAATGATAGTTCATTGTGAGGAAGTATAATGATGTATTTTCTATTcttagtaatataataattttctatttttgactgtacttttcgTTCAATAGGGACATAAAACTCATCGGAacaattctaacaaatccaaatacAATttggttgcattgttttatcacagagttcctatggccacatcagatcagcttgatggtaccataatatagtgttgtcacccaacttacatgtatgtaaagtttttaattatttttcttatttttactgAAGGAATCTGAACTTAAACATGTGTAAGGGAAacattttctatgtttttgtcTGCATAATACATAGGATTTTGATCAAGACAATTATACTTTTATTAAATGACATCCCTTTGAGACCAATTAATACCATTGTATGCATAAGtaaaccaagaaacaataattatttcccGGTAGAAATTATACAGTTATTGTCCCCTGAGAACTGCCAAGCATATTATTGTCGACATTACTTGGAAAGAATTCAGGGACTAATTATTTatgctttgtgacacaacaCCCTTatatacagatgtagtgaaattttttgccatcgtattttctcggaatcaTTCGTATTCGTCATGCTActtcaacctcagtactttttgtactgagactgaatgaaatagcataacacgttcgtgcttttccgtgaaaatacgatagTAAAgtattatgcactacatctgtacagtgtttatttttcattaatcctttttgtttttttacagtAAGTTACCAGTATGGCCTACCAGAAactgtatatttaaataaaacttagatAAACTATAGGTACAACAGAACAAAATTGTTAATTCAGTTCTACATTGTAGAACATGACTTATCTGCAAATGCTGCAAAAATTTCAAACATTCAAAACGAATTTTCGAGATCACGTACATTACGTGTAGGTATTGCATAACAAAAGCTTCgtaattagtttttaagtatTACCTTTTTTAGAATAGGTATTTAATCAATAATCCTAAACTAATCCACTTGAACATACATTACTaactgaaaaataaactaaacgattaacaggaaataaataaatacctaattcaAACATACATTTAcagaaaaaaacataacaattttttttttcaattaacgcaaaagtacccatgacgctcgccgcgttgccacgttgaacggctATGGATAACCTTTGCATCGAAAGGTCCCCGAGCGAGGATCCAACCCTCTCCATCGCATGCGTCTCCCCACTTCCTCGAAAAAGGCCTTGGCCTCGGCAAACCAGCACCCAGAGGTTTCTACAGCAAGCAGGACAAATAAATAGTTCGCAAGGACCTCATATTTCTCCCGCTTGCGGACCACAGCCAACTCCGCCGCTGCCCCTGCCGCCCTCACCGTACGGCCAATATGCAACGCCACGAAAGTGCTGACGTACGTTGCGTCCCACACTAAACATTTCCCCTTCTCCCAGGGAACCAATGTCAACCCATCCTGATGACCTGTCTCTTCCCGTCAGAGCGGTCAGAGTGACTGAGGCCATGGTGTTCCAGCATGCACGGACgttttttagtaggtatttatataatgAACAATGTGTGTGAAAATAAAAAGGGATTTCTTGCTACGTAATTCATATAAACTCTAAGAATCCAATTATTATGCAAGAATGCTTTAGTGAAAAGGTGAAGGGGTGAGGCTTTCATTATCAGTAatagttacaataaaaataaaatattttgactaaagacCACCAGCTGTGTACACAAAAACTCATTATTATCGACTACACATCTGCCTACATGGCAGTTCATTGAACTGAAACAGATTTAACAATAGGATATTGGTAGTGAGACTTTATTCTTtgcaattattataatgtaGCTAATTAATGTgacattatattacattgttATTGGAAagatatgaaataataaaattacaaagcaTATATTAAAGAGTGTAGTGTTACCAAACAGGAATATACACTTTCATTTGAGATGACTTTAGAATTTTGGcacaattaaatttaatagaAATAATACAATTTCTAAATCAAATTggaaaacttgtaaaaaaaatagagtgTAAAGATTGAATGTTAGCCCATTAGTGCCTGATTTATTTGGACCTTACTAGAGTGCTACACAGGAAATACATTTGAAAATGTTACCTCATTATCTGGCCGGAGCAATCTCAAAGCAGCTTCACTTGCATAATGGGCAGCTAGGAGGACATCTGCGGCACGCCCAGTCACCTCGCCACCTCCTACACAGATGGTGTGTGCCACAACTGCAATGAAGCCCTCTATGTGTGCACCCAAATCTCTATAAAAGAATGAATTattctattacatttttttcatcaaattcaTGAACTAGTTTTAATGATATTGTAATATTGTTTCCAGAAAGTTTAACACCTCAAAATTCAAAGCCCAgcatagaaaatgtcaaattttataggtatatgtattttGCATGAACATGCATGTTCAATATTGCCTCAGTGGGACTCTAGGGGTAAGATAATTTTTTGCTATATGGTTACATTCTTATAAAAACTTTGCCAAATAGAAAAATTAGACTATTATCTTTAAGGTTTTGTGGACTTATGGTCCTGATGTACCATAATTAGTAGTGTAGAGCACCATAAGCTATTATGGAAATTGAAGTTCTATTATAGTAAAATCTAATGGACTTTAATATTATACCACATGTTTGAtctaattattacctatttgaattgtaaacaatttatctatgccttggataaaaataacaatgaaatgtATATCTAGTAATGTATACAAATTTGAATTCATGTTTGAATAATTCTCATATTTGGATCAAGATTATGATGACTCCATGCAAAACTTTGGTGAGTTAAACTAAGATATTTGTGTGTGAACATTGCCACATCATAGTTATATTcgtaaaataaagttatttgtttACTGTTTATTTCCAATCACACTGGTAATTGTAATTAAGCAATATGATTAGAAACCCTTATCGAagcaattattattaatatgtatagGTTATAAAAAGATGCCAACTTACACTTTCACCAAATCACCCTGTTTCAGGATGTAGTCTGTTTCACTAGGGATGGGTGAGAAGTGACATATACAGTTGTTTACCGACACGCATGTTGGGAATGCGATGCCTTTTTTGGAGTCTTTCTCCTTCTTGAACACCTTTGAAGTCTCATCAAGGATAGCCTTGTCTCCGAACTCGCAAATCTCTCGCGCAGACGCGTCCGgcacgcattttgcaagcactTGCTCTAGAACACCTGCAAGAGACGAAATGGATTTAGTACTAATAAGTCAGGAATTTGCCAAGAACCTGAACAATCTCGACGGACTCGGCACATTGCCCGCATGGCGATGACATGACACGCGTCGTTTCAACCACTCGAGCACCCATAGCACAATCGAGGGTCTCAGTAC
Proteins encoded:
- the LOC133520754 gene encoding proliferation-associated protein 2G4 translates to MADDKEVEKTIAEDLVVTKYKLAGQIVNRVLEQVLAKCVPDASAREICEFGDKAILDETSKVFKKEKDSKKGIAFPTCVSVNNCICHFSPIPSETDYILKQGDLVKVDLGAHIEGFIAVVAHTICVGGGEVTGRAADVLLAAHYASEAALRLLRPDNENYAVTDAVQKISAEFGCKPVEGMLSHQLKQFRIDGEKSIIQNPSEAQRKEHEKCTLETYEVYAMDVLVSTGEGVGREMDTRCTIYKKTEEIYQLKLKASRMFYSEVRNKHGSMPFNLRSFDKETSARLGVVECVNHKLIEPFQVLYERPGELVAQFKFTALLLPSGTHRITGLPFDKATCKSERSIKDPELTSLLNSSAKANKKKKKKTAEEPMEVETVA